Proteins encoded within one genomic window of Solea senegalensis isolate Sse05_10M linkage group LG11, IFAPA_SoseM_1, whole genome shotgun sequence:
- the LOC122777324 gene encoding comitin-like isoform X2 translates to MNRNSLSTDQELRQGEYLMSLNGDYKAILQNDGNFVVYKWTPTWASATNTNDPLRLLLQPDNNLVIYNKKGPVWASGTHSNSQSQRMRLTMQNDGRLVLDKDGNEIWSVEGNK, encoded by the exons ATGAACCGAAACTCACTCAGCACTGACCAGGAGCTGCGTCAAGGGGAGTACCTGATGAGTCTGAATGGTGATTACAAAGCCATTCTCCAG AACGATGGCAACTTTGTGGTCTACAAATGGACTCCCACCTGGGCGTCCGCTACAAACACCAATGATCCGCTCCGTCTCCTTTTGCAGCCGGATAACAACCTGGtcatttacaacaaaaaaggaCCAGTGTGGGCCAGCGgaacacacagcaacagccaAAGCCAAAGAATGCGCCTGACCATGCAAAACGACGGTCGGCTGGTTCTTGACAAGGATGGGAACGAAATCTGGAGTGTTgaaggaaacaaataa
- the LOC122777324 gene encoding comitin-like isoform X1 → MDLKKFAADSLCSTPSIDECVGGRRTMNRNSLSTDQELRQGEYLMSLNGDYKAILQNDGNFVVYKWTPTWASATNTNDPLRLLLQPDNNLVIYNKKGPVWASGTHSNSQSQRMRLTMQNDGRLVLDKDGNEIWSVEGNK, encoded by the exons ATGGATCTGAAAAAATTTGCCGCAGACTCACTTTGCTCCACTCCCAGCATAGATGAATGTGTTGGGGGTCGCAG AACCATGAACCGAAACTCACTCAGCACTGACCAGGAGCTGCGTCAAGGGGAGTACCTGATGAGTCTGAATGGTGATTACAAAGCCATTCTCCAG AACGATGGCAACTTTGTGGTCTACAAATGGACTCCCACCTGGGCGTCCGCTACAAACACCAATGATCCGCTCCGTCTCCTTTTGCAGCCGGATAACAACCTGGtcatttacaacaaaaaaggaCCAGTGTGGGCCAGCGgaacacacagcaacagccaAAGCCAAAGAATGCGCCTGACCATGCAAAACGACGGTCGGCTGGTTCTTGACAAGGATGGGAACGAAATCTGGAGTGTTgaaggaaacaaataa